The following are encoded together in the Ignavibacteria bacterium genome:
- a CDS encoding CcmD family protein, with amino-acid sequence MHDFLEQNAMYLVLIIALVTWAGLFIYLFSIDRNLKKLEGAEHDK; translated from the coding sequence ATGCACGATTTTTTAGAGCAGAATGCAATGTATTTAGTCCTGATAATAGCTCTTGTAACATGGGCAGGATTATTTATATACTTATTTTCAATTGACAGAAATTTGAAGAAACTCGAAGGAGCAGAGCATGACAAGTAA
- a CDS encoding CxxxxCH/CxxCH domain-containing protein has translation MKKIFILYSLVLFGFFVLIYGCSEVKKDLVVAPTPELHPSGWIDPSSADFHGAWFSGNDWNLNGCKSCHGGDYNGGTTGVSCNTCHTGGPEACNTCHGNNNHIYPPLALNGASQNTDRGVGAHVKHMITDSTKRFSKVVPCNECHLAVSSFSDPNHIIKDGKSSAGVVFGTLAKTVTDSVTPNPQWDQNLQTCSSVYCHGMFKNGNQNAAPVFNDPSSVVCGSCHGNATTGSPLPGGTHPNLYPSITQCWLCHGGVMNSNGTFKDRTRHVNGIVDIGIK, from the coding sequence ATGAAAAAAATATTTATATTGTATTCATTAGTCCTGTTTGGGTTTTTCGTGTTAATCTACGGCTGCAGCGAGGTTAAAAAAGACCTTGTGGTGGCTCCAACACCTGAGCTTCATCCAAGCGGATGGATTGACCCGTCCTCAGCTGATTTTCATGGAGCATGGTTTTCGGGTAATGACTGGAATCTAAATGGCTGTAAGTCATGTCACGGCGGAGATTACAACGGCGGAACAACGGGAGTTTCATGTAATACTTGTCATACCGGAGGTCCAGAGGCATGCAACACCTGTCACGGAAATAACAACCATATATATCCACCACTTGCTTTGAACGGTGCATCACAGAATACAGACAGAGGCGTTGGTGCGCACGTGAAGCATATGATTACCGATTCAACTAAGCGGTTTTCTAAGGTTGTTCCATGTAATGAGTGCCATCTGGCTGTAAGTTCATTTTCAGATCCTAACCATATTATTAAGGATGGAAAGAGTTCGGCAGGAGTGGTATTCGGTACACTTGCAAAAACCGTAACAGATAGTGTAACACCAAACCCACAGTGGGATCAAAATCTACAGACATGTTCAAGTGTTTACTGCCACGGCATGTTTAAAAATGGAAATCAGAACGCTGCTCCTGTGTTTAATGATCCATCATCGGTTGTTTGCGGCTCATGCCATGGAAACGCTACAACAGGGAGCCCATTACCGGGCGGTACACATCCGAATCTGTATCCGAGCATAACACAATGCTGGCTTTGTCACGGCGGAGTTATGAATTCCAACGGAACATTTAAAGATAGAACAAGACATGTAAACGGAATAGTTGATATTGGTATCAAATAA
- the ccsA gene encoding cytochrome c biogenesis protein CcsA: protein MLTKLNTMVGKLLIYTAFIASVISIIGFFLAHNGKENFLKMGRVFFHITSISIITAALYLLYNILTHNFQLSYVWEQSSTDLQLPLLISTFWAGQEGSFMLWALLTAVIGVFLLNYVSKGERMEPQVMVMFTLVLSFITLILILKSPFHYLWESFPKEVDYGFMPPEGRGLNPLLQNFWMAIHPPTLFIGFASLTVPFAFAMGALLKNDFDSWTSFSVPWILFAGGVLGLGIMMGGYWAYSILGWGGYWAWDPVENSSLIPWIINVASLHTIIAQRKTGGYKKTNLLLSILAFLLVLYSTFLTRSGILGDSSVHSFVDPGAEVYLALVVFISTFTLISLGMILVRWKSLKDIRIESSKLMTKESFLFIGALLLCASALVIFVGTSLPIVSQSKVDQTFYNNMNLPVAIFLMFTMGISLYIEWKETELSKFWKNMILPTAFSLITLVILITIGLRDPLYIVFAFVSLIAFFVNARFAIRIIKSGTMNFGGMFAHIGIALFFLGVIGSARYSQDVDLSLEEGKPQEAFGYQFTYVGANTFMDPNNKRDTMYAFNIKVEKENKEMTMRPVMFYSKFSQGVMKSPDIAYFSYKDLYISPMSLEESNPYPQESMYELKKGTKTKVNELEVEFVDFDFGNMQKGGKEMGSGNYTLGAIIKVTDGGVTETMNVRTKFVDGTPQPNPVMMESSKKYAFYFLNMSVRGEEEGGTTAVFSIMDASKSPQQQAGETLVVNAAIKPFISVLWTGIVILFAGFIVAIVRRRKELLVKHPEKHEEHSTGNGSKQKNKKK from the coding sequence ATGTTAACTAAATTAAACACTATGGTTGGTAAACTTCTTATCTATACAGCTTTTATAGCATCTGTTATCTCTATCATTGGTTTCTTCCTTGCACATAATGGGAAAGAGAATTTCCTGAAAATGGGAAGGGTATTTTTTCATATAACTTCTATCAGCATTATTACGGCAGCATTATATCTGCTGTACAACATACTTACGCATAACTTCCAGCTTTCTTACGTTTGGGAGCAAAGTTCGACAGACTTGCAACTTCCACTTTTGATTTCAACCTTCTGGGCAGGACAGGAAGGCAGTTTTATGTTGTGGGCGTTATTAACTGCTGTTATAGGTGTATTTTTGCTTAACTATGTATCCAAAGGTGAAAGAATGGAACCCCAGGTCATGGTAATGTTTACACTGGTTCTAAGTTTTATTACATTAATATTAATATTAAAATCACCATTCCATTATCTTTGGGAATCGTTTCCAAAAGAAGTTGACTACGGTTTTATGCCGCCAGAAGGGCGTGGACTTAATCCTCTGCTGCAGAATTTCTGGATGGCAATTCACCCTCCAACTTTATTTATAGGATTTGCTTCGCTGACAGTACCGTTTGCATTTGCGATGGGAGCACTTCTTAAGAATGATTTTGACAGCTGGACATCATTTTCAGTACCGTGGATTCTCTTTGCGGGCGGCGTACTTGGGCTTGGAATAATGATGGGCGGCTACTGGGCATACAGCATACTCGGATGGGGCGGTTACTGGGCATGGGACCCGGTTGAAAACTCATCCCTGATTCCGTGGATTATTAACGTAGCGAGTCTGCATACAATTATTGCACAAAGGAAAACAGGAGGGTATAAGAAGACAAATCTTCTTCTTAGCATACTTGCATTTCTGCTTGTGTTATATTCAACGTTTTTAACAAGAAGCGGAATACTCGGCGATTCGTCTGTGCATTCATTCGTTGATCCGGGAGCGGAAGTATATCTTGCTCTTGTTGTATTTATATCTACCTTTACGCTTATCTCGCTTGGAATGATACTCGTTCGCTGGAAGAGTCTGAAAGATATCAGAATCGAGAGTTCAAAGCTAATGACAAAAGAATCATTTTTATTTATAGGAGCTTTGCTGCTTTGTGCATCTGCGCTTGTAATCTTTGTTGGCACGAGTCTTCCGATAGTATCACAATCAAAAGTTGACCAGACTTTTTATAATAATATGAATCTTCCTGTTGCGATATTTCTAATGTTTACTATGGGAATAAGTCTTTACATTGAATGGAAAGAAACTGAGCTGAGTAAATTCTGGAAGAACATGATTTTACCAACGGCTTTTTCATTGATAACACTTGTTATACTTATCACTATAGGTTTAAGGGATCCGCTATATATTGTATTTGCATTCGTTTCACTGATTGCGTTTTTTGTTAATGCAAGATTTGCGATACGAATCATTAAAAGCGGTACGATGAATTTCGGAGGAATGTTCGCGCATATAGGGATAGCACTATTCTTTCTCGGAGTAATCGGGTCGGCACGATACAGTCAGGATGTTGACCTTTCTCTTGAAGAGGGGAAACCACAGGAAGCATTCGGTTATCAGTTTACATACGTTGGTGCGAATACATTCATGGACCCGAATAATAAAAGGGATACAATGTATGCTTTCAACATAAAAGTTGAAAAGGAAAACAAAGAAATGACGATGAGACCCGTGATGTTCTACAGTAAATTTTCACAGGGTGTTATGAAAAGCCCGGATATAGCATATTTTTCTTATAAAGATTTGTATATATCGCCAATGAGCCTTGAAGAATCGAATCCTTATCCGCAGGAATCGATGTACGAGCTGAAGAAAGGAACGAAAACAAAGGTCAACGAACTTGAAGTTGAGTTTGTGGATTTTGATTTCGGCAATATGCAAAAGGGCGGCAAGGAAATGGGTTCGGGAAATTACACACTCGGAGCTATTATAAAAGTTACGGACGGAGGAGTTACAGAAACCATGAACGTTAGAACAAAATTTGTTGATGGTACTCCACAGCCGAATCCAGTGATGATGGAAAGCAGCAAGAAATATGCCTTCTACTTTCTAAACATGTCTGTAAGAGGTGAGGAAGAAGGCGGAACAACAGCCGTGTTTTCAATCATGGACGCTTCAAAAAGCCCACAGCAGCAAGCAGGGGAAACACTTGTTGTTAACGCAGCTATTAAACCTTTCATCAGTGTTTTATGGACAGGTATAGTAATACTATTTGCCGGGTTTATAGTTGCAATCGTGCGAAGAAGAAAAGAACTGCTTGTTAAACATCCAGAGAAACATGAAGAGCACAGTACAGGAAACGGCAGCAAACAAAAGAATAAGAAGAAATAA
- a CDS encoding cytochrome c maturation protein CcmE — protein sequence MTSKIKIIIASLIVVIFVVVGFYSFMDSKIEYASFKEAQKKMKMVEVKGVWQQNKETKYDADKGTFTFYMKDDDSTEMKVVLDGAKPNNFDIATMVVAKGKVKDDVFYAKEILTKCPSKYEGKGEDVMKSSNVN from the coding sequence ATGACAAGTAAAATAAAAATAATAATAGCATCACTTATAGTAGTTATTTTTGTTGTGGTTGGATTTTATTCTTTCATGGACAGCAAGATAGAATATGCATCTTTTAAGGAAGCACAGAAGAAGATGAAAATGGTAGAAGTGAAGGGAGTATGGCAGCAGAATAAAGAAACAAAATACGATGCGGATAAAGGCACATTCACATTTTACATGAAAGATGATGACAGTACCGAAATGAAAGTTGTACTTGACGGTGCAAAGCCGAATAATTTCGATATTGCAACTATGGTAGTTGCGAAGGGGAAAGTAAAAGACGACGTCTTTTACGCAAAGGAAATATTGACAAAATGTCCTTCGAAGTACGAGGGCAAGGGTGAGGACGTGATGAAGTCCTCGAATGTTAACTAA
- the ccsA gene encoding cytochrome c biogenesis protein CcsA — protein MNNIYKYSVFVLISLVLVGTFVVPIPTIPGLYDKARIIYLHVPLSWIAVVSFLLSMINSVQYLRKRDLIYDVRSHSAAEVGFLFTILATVTGALWAKFNWGTYWNWDPRQTSIFILLLIYGAYFALRSAIDNYEQKAKLASVYAIIAFVTVPFFIFIMPRIVESLHPADTIIDSQGKISMNPVMFTIFMFSLFSFTLLFFWILNIKIRLEKLKLQRIQKINN, from the coding sequence ATGAATAATATTTATAAGTATAGTGTTTTTGTTTTAATCTCTCTGGTTTTAGTCGGGACTTTTGTAGTACCTATTCCGACAATTCCCGGATTGTATGATAAAGCAAGAATAATATATCTTCACGTACCTCTTTCCTGGATTGCAGTAGTTTCATTTCTTTTATCCATGATAAATTCGGTTCAGTATCTTAGAAAACGCGACCTTATTTATGATGTTCGGTCGCATTCAGCTGCGGAGGTTGGATTTCTATTTACAATACTTGCAACAGTAACGGGTGCATTATGGGCAAAATTCAACTGGGGAACGTACTGGAATTGGGACCCGCGTCAGACTTCGATTTTTATACTATTACTTATATACGGTGCCTATTTTGCGCTTCGTTCAGCAATTGATAACTATGAACAGAAAGCAAAACTTGCATCGGTATATGCAATAATTGCTTTTGTTACAGTACCATTCTTTATATTTATCATGCCGAGGATTGTAGAATCACTACATCCGGCAGATACAATAATAGATTCGCAGGGTAAGATTTCGATGAATCCTGTTATGTTCACAATTTTTATGTTCTCGTTGTTTAGTTTTACTCTTTTGTTTTTCTGGATTCTTAACATTAAAATAAGATTAGAAAAACTAAAATTACAAAGAATTCAAAAAATTAATAATTAA
- a CDS encoding TrmH family RNA methyltransferase: MRKLTHDEIKSVRKDLTNIKEFKRNPIYLLCDSIRSIFNVGAVFRASDGAFIEKIFLTGYSPYPPRKEIEKVALGATLSVPWEYVKDPIEVVNRLKTEKIKIAALELTDKPRMIWELTKEDFPLCLILGNEITGVSKELIDASDFSVELPMLGIKQSLNVSVATGIALYEMIRILNYS, translated from the coding sequence TTGAGAAAGCTGACTCATGACGAAATAAAATCTGTAAGAAAAGATTTAACCAATATAAAAGAGTTCAAGCGAAACCCTATATATCTTCTTTGTGACAGCATTCGGAGTATTTTCAACGTTGGCGCAGTATTCAGGGCTTCGGATGGTGCTTTCATAGAGAAAATATTTCTGACAGGATATTCACCGTATCCGCCGCGCAAAGAGATAGAAAAGGTTGCGCTGGGAGCAACGCTGAGTGTACCATGGGAATACGTAAAAGACCCTATTGAGGTTGTGAATCGCCTGAAAACAGAAAAGATAAAGATAGCGGCGTTAGAGCTTACGGATAAACCGCGGATGATATGGGAATTAACGAAGGAAGATTTCCCGCTGTGCCTTATTCTGGGGAATGAAATAACGGGTGTTTCAAAAGAGCTTATTGATGCATCGGATTTTTCAGTTGAACTTCCTATGCTTGGGATAAAGCAATCGCTGAATGTATCGGTAGCGACGGGAATTGCATTGTATGAAATGATACGTATATTAAATTACAGTTAA
- a CDS encoding cytochrome c3 family protein, with translation MNLKKFYIVFLSGAFLFVSLTAYVSKNKSITKVFGESEIVKVSNQSNKDVIKFNHQVHASKDVGLVCKDCHNAAYESRRATDNLNPNHDNCVACHDVKDDKECKLCHYDGVYKKIGSAPKELVFAHKRHVAHKMNCDYCHVGIENVKYASDAINGGFPNMENCYTCHDNKQQTNSCEACHTNLTNLKPMDHMSSNFLNEHKIIYDASSNTALNNNCMMCHSNFFCENCHQPVKYQGLNTPKNFYAPYYSKDQVTRVDRSALQKLSAVHDLNYQFTHGLDARQKSFECKTCHDPVDFCAACHQNGGNLPTGLMPKSHLVTNFTTYGVGTGGGIHAELAKRDMESCEACHSVNGADPTCIQCHVDNDGIKGTNPRTHESGFMRDDKGSWHNTKGAICYTCHSDANARPDGMPGVGFCGYCHTKLK, from the coding sequence ATGAATTTAAAAAAGTTTTACATCGTATTTTTATCCGGAGCATTTTTATTCGTTTCGCTCACTGCTTATGTTTCAAAGAATAAGAGTATAACAAAAGTATTCGGTGAATCCGAAATTGTTAAAGTGAGCAATCAAAGCAATAAAGATGTAATTAAGTTCAACCACCAGGTTCATGCTTCGAAGGATGTCGGTTTAGTATGCAAAGATTGCCATAACGCCGCCTATGAATCACGAAGGGCGACCGACAATCTAAACCCAAATCACGACAACTGCGTTGCATGTCATGACGTTAAAGACGATAAAGAATGCAAGCTCTGTCATTACGACGGTGTTTATAAGAAAATCGGATCGGCACCCAAAGAACTTGTATTTGCACATAAAAGACATGTTGCACACAAGATGAATTGTGATTACTGTCACGTTGGAATTGAAAATGTCAAATACGCAAGTGATGCAATAAATGGAGGATTTCCCAACATGGAAAATTGCTATACATGCCATGACAATAAACAGCAGACCAATTCATGCGAAGCTTGTCACACAAATCTGACAAACCTGAAACCGATGGATCACATGAGTTCAAATTTTCTGAACGAGCACAAGATAATCTATGATGCATCCTCAAATACTGCTTTGAACAACAATTGTATGATGTGCCATTCGAACTTCTTCTGTGAAAACTGCCACCAGCCGGTGAAGTATCAGGGATTAAATACACCTAAAAATTTCTATGCTCCGTATTACAGCAAAGATCAGGTAACACGTGTTGACAGGAGTGCTTTACAGAAATTATCAGCTGTTCATGACTTGAATTATCAGTTTACTCATGGACTTGATGCAAGACAGAAATCGTTTGAATGTAAAACATGTCATGATCCGGTTGATTTCTGTGCGGCATGTCATCAAAACGGAGGTAATCTTCCGACAGGACTAATGCCAAAGAGCCATCTTGTAACCAACTTCACAACGTATGGAGTGGGAACAGGAGGTGGTATTCATGCTGAACTTGCAAAACGTGACATGGAATCATGCGAAGCCTGTCACAGTGTAAATGGTGCTGACCCGACATGCATACAATGTCATGTTGACAATGACGGTATAAAGGGAACTAATCCGCGAACACACGAATCAGGATTTATGAGAGATGATAAAGGCAGCTGGCATAACACAAAGGGCGCAATTTGTTACACTTGCCATTCTGATGCTAATGCCCGTCCTGACGGTATGCCTGGAGTCGGTTTCTGCGGTTACTGTCATACAAAACTAAAGTAA
- a CDS encoding L-threonylcarbamoyladenylate synthase, translated as METRIINSVEIAAEEILKGNVVALPTETVYGLGADALNEDAVLKIYETKKRPDFNPLIVHVQDISEFEKYAENIHPDVYKLADFFSPGPITFILKKKSIIPDIVTAGLDTVALRVPYHELFKFVLKLTKTPIAAPSANMFGRISPTAASEVMKELKGKINFILDGGKSSVGIESTVLSFEGGRVTIFRHGYITKEDIEKVIGRKVYEFDESAEENRIASPGLLKSHYSPLTPLYLAEHTFDLKRLIDELDDNKIEGLEKESIGIMDFSIYDNFRELSKNLFSDLRNIDERHYKIIFASKVKNIKLGRAINDRLEKASAGTIKYNGKKIIFKDK; from the coding sequence TTGGAAACACGCATAATAAATAGTGTTGAAATAGCGGCGGAAGAAATCCTTAAAGGTAACGTTGTTGCATTGCCGACTGAGACTGTTTACGGGCTTGGAGCGGACGCACTAAACGAAGACGCAGTATTGAAGATATATGAGACTAAGAAACGTCCAGATTTTAATCCGCTGATTGTTCATGTACAGGATATATCAGAGTTTGAAAAATATGCAGAGAATATACATCCTGACGTTTATAAACTTGCTGATTTTTTCTCACCCGGACCGATTACTTTTATACTTAAAAAGAAGAGCATAATACCCGACATTGTAACGGCGGGACTTGATACGGTTGCTCTCCGTGTACCTTATCACGAACTCTTTAAGTTTGTGTTAAAGCTCACAAAGACACCGATAGCAGCCCCATCAGCGAATATGTTCGGAAGAATATCGCCGACGGCTGCATCAGAAGTGATGAAAGAATTGAAAGGGAAAATAAATTTTATACTCGACGGGGGGAAATCTTCAGTTGGTATTGAATCAACCGTTTTAAGTTTTGAAGGAGGCAGGGTTACAATATTCAGACACGGTTACATAACAAAAGAAGATATAGAAAAAGTTATAGGCAGAAAAGTTTATGAATTTGATGAATCGGCAGAAGAGAATAGAATAGCATCTCCAGGACTTCTTAAAAGCCATTATTCACCGCTCACACCGCTTTATCTTGCCGAGCACACGTTTGATTTAAAACGGCTGATAGATGAGCTTGACGATAATAAGATTGAAGGTCTAGAAAAGGAGTCTATAGGAATCATGGACTTCAGCATTTACGACAACTTCAGGGAACTATCCAAAAACCTGTTTTCTGATTTGAGGAATATTGATGAGCGGCATTATAAGATTATATTTGCATCAAAAGTAAAGAACATAAAGCTTGGACGCGCGATTAATGACAGACTTGAAAAAGCTTCAGCCGGCACGATAAAGTACAACGGAAAGAAGATAATTTTTAAAGATAAATAA